In a genomic window of Occallatibacter riparius:
- a CDS encoding tetratricopeptide repeat protein gives MRGLSSVVFAAIALLLAACAAPAQAGASSVADANAALQAGQADLAISILRSLPSPDADSAQAHGIRCRVLFTLEQWDPAQPECERAVALDWQNSMNHLWLGRVLGERADNASFVTAYNLAKRARAEFEQAVQLDPKNAEALADLGEFYNSAPGVVGGGTGKAQGVAAQLDKVDPARAHELRAAIAQENHDYVGAEREFRLAIAASQHPAFQWMRLASFFRKNKRYEEMDSALQSGKAAADRDRHAGVALFNGASVLIKANRNPALAIKMLQEYLASASQTEEAPAFEAHTWLARLYKQSGDAAGAARERTAALGMASGYRPAQDLKI, from the coding sequence GTGAGGGGTCTCAGCTCAGTAGTATTTGCGGCGATCGCGCTGTTGTTGGCAGCGTGTGCAGCACCCGCGCAGGCGGGCGCCAGCAGCGTGGCCGACGCAAATGCAGCGCTGCAGGCGGGGCAGGCCGATTTGGCTATTTCGATTCTGCGGTCGCTTCCCTCCCCCGATGCGGATTCAGCGCAAGCGCATGGCATTCGGTGCAGGGTGTTGTTCACGCTGGAGCAGTGGGATCCTGCGCAGCCCGAGTGCGAGCGCGCCGTGGCGCTGGATTGGCAGAACTCGATGAATCACCTGTGGCTGGGGCGTGTGCTTGGCGAGAGAGCCGACAACGCATCGTTTGTCACGGCGTATAACCTCGCGAAGCGCGCGCGTGCGGAGTTCGAACAGGCGGTGCAGCTCGATCCAAAGAATGCGGAGGCGCTGGCCGATCTGGGCGAGTTCTACAACTCGGCTCCGGGCGTGGTGGGCGGAGGAACGGGCAAGGCCCAGGGCGTGGCCGCGCAACTCGACAAGGTGGATCCGGCGCGCGCGCATGAGCTTCGCGCTGCGATTGCGCAGGAGAACCACGATTACGTAGGAGCCGAGCGCGAGTTCAGGCTAGCCATTGCGGCAAGCCAGCATCCGGCGTTCCAGTGGATGCGCCTGGCCAGTTTTTTTCGCAAGAACAAGCGGTATGAGGAGATGGACTCTGCACTGCAGAGCGGAAAGGCCGCAGCGGATCGCGACAGGCATGCGGGCGTTGCGTTGTTCAATGGAGCGTCGGTGCTGATCAAGGCGAACCGAAATCCGGCGCTTGCCATCAAGATGCTGCAGGAGTATCTCGCGTCGGCCAGTCAGACTGAGGAAGCCCCGGCATTCGAGGCGCACACGTGGCTCGCGCGGTTATACAAGCAGTCAGGCGACGCGGCAGGCGCGGCAAGGGAGCGCACTGCGGCGCTGGGAATGGCCAGCGGCTACAGACCTGCACAGGATTTGAAGATTTGA
- a CDS encoding efflux RND transporter periplasmic adaptor subunit, translated as MAKESKQLDWRWVWLGAGVILILVFFSVRSLTRDRLEVRVVEAAHQSLESTISTNGRVEPEMKYQEFSPISTTVKAVYAQTGDHVDAGKVLVKLDDIQARARVAAAESGVRTAQALFETAQHGGTLAERQASSSEITRAQIEHDQAQRDVDALTKLQATGAASSSEVAAARQRLQSTAAALEASQNGSKNRYTPGDVDRAQAAIRDAEAALAAARDVENKTIVRAPASGTIYTLAAKPTDFIEEGKLILELADLKHERVRAYFDEPEIGTLSVGQQALIKWDAKPGQVWKGHIERVPVTITQYGTRNVGEVLIAVDDDTDGLLPDTNVTVTVTTSSQANALSIPREALHVENGKPYVFRMIDNELKRTPVTYGTMNLNQVAILSGLNAGDWVATGSISGQPLQEGVPIRPVK; from the coding sequence ATGGCTAAAGAGAGCAAGCAATTGGACTGGCGCTGGGTTTGGCTCGGCGCCGGCGTGATCCTCATACTGGTTTTCTTCTCGGTGCGATCGCTTACCCGCGATCGGCTGGAGGTGCGCGTGGTTGAAGCTGCGCACCAGTCGCTGGAGAGCACGATCAGCACCAACGGAAGGGTTGAGCCGGAGATGAAGTACCAGGAGTTCAGCCCGATCTCGACGACGGTGAAGGCCGTGTATGCGCAGACCGGCGATCATGTGGACGCTGGAAAGGTGCTGGTCAAGTTGGATGACATCCAAGCGCGCGCCCGTGTGGCTGCGGCCGAGAGCGGCGTGAGAACGGCGCAGGCATTGTTTGAAACTGCCCAGCACGGGGGCACCCTCGCAGAGCGGCAGGCATCTTCTTCTGAAATCACGCGCGCGCAGATTGAACACGACCAGGCGCAGCGGGATGTGGATGCGCTGACCAAGCTTCAGGCCACGGGCGCGGCATCTTCGAGCGAAGTGGCGGCCGCGCGGCAGCGCCTGCAGTCGACTGCGGCTGCGCTGGAAGCCAGCCAGAACGGCTCGAAGAACCGCTATACGCCGGGCGACGTTGATCGCGCGCAGGCTGCGATACGTGACGCAGAGGCTGCCCTGGCTGCGGCTCGCGACGTGGAGAACAAGACGATAGTGCGGGCGCCTGCTTCGGGCACGATCTACACACTCGCCGCCAAGCCTACCGATTTCATCGAGGAAGGCAAGCTGATTCTCGAGTTAGCCGATCTGAAACATGAGCGGGTGCGGGCCTATTTCGACGAGCCCGAGATCGGGACTCTGTCGGTTGGACAGCAGGCTTTGATCAAGTGGGATGCCAAGCCGGGCCAAGTCTGGAAGGGGCACATTGAACGCGTTCCGGTGACGATTACCCAGTACGGCACCCGGAACGTGGGCGAAGTGCTGATCGCGGTGGACGACGATACCGATGGCCTGTTGCCTGACACCAATGTGACGGTCACGGTGACTACGTCAAGCCAGGCAAACGCGCTCAGCATACCTCGCGAAGCGCTGCACGTTGAAAACGGAAAGCCGTACGTGTTCCGCATGATCGATAACGAACTGAAGCGGACGCCGGTGACTTACGGAACGATGAATCTGAACCAGGTGGCAATCCTCTCGGGGCTGAATGCGGGCGATTGGGTGGCAACCGGATCCATCAGCGGGCAGCCATTGCAGGAAGGCGTGCCGATCAGGCCGGTCAAGTGA
- the queF gene encoding preQ(1) synthase: MATTQPRYTDDHAKAGLDFAFPAIETWQNQFPGYVIEIDDPELTSVCPKTGLPDFGTLIIRYMPRERCLELKSLKEYLFCYRNLGIFQENICNQVLEDIVKATDPIWAEVKGVFRPRGGIGTTVVAKWPRPQE; the protein is encoded by the coding sequence ATGGCAACAACGCAACCCCGCTACACTGACGATCACGCCAAGGCCGGACTCGACTTCGCCTTCCCCGCGATCGAAACATGGCAAAACCAATTCCCCGGCTACGTCATCGAGATCGACGATCCCGAACTGACCTCCGTCTGCCCCAAGACCGGCCTGCCCGACTTCGGCACGCTCATCATCCGTTACATGCCGCGCGAGCGCTGCCTCGAGCTCAAGTCGCTGAAGGAATACCTCTTCTGCTACCGCAACCTCGGCATCTTCCAGGAAAACATCTGCAATCAGGTCCTCGAAGACATCGTCAAGGCCACCGACCCGATCTGGGCCGAAGTCAAAGGCGTTTTCCGCCCCCGCGGCGGCATCGGCACCACAGTCGTAGCCAAGTGGCCCCGCCCGCAGG